The Ptychodera flava strain L36383 chromosome 3, AS_Pfla_20210202, whole genome shotgun sequence region ACTCGTGTATTTTCATAATGGTGGTCACCTTTACCCGTATTTTGCTGAAAGGCAATaagttttgtcaaaacaaattttactggtACACAGACTTACTAAAACTGTACAACTTATTCAGAATAGGTAAACTCAGCGTCCCTGGGCGTTATTGTTTCAATACTGTATACTTCAAGTCTTTATCAATTTTTCAGGGTGTGCTTGCGACCATCCCCGGAATTGACCCAGACATTGCCGCAAACCCCTACGCACCGTACTTTGATGGTCAGTTAATCACTGTTTTACCCAGCGATCTTCGGAACCCAGGAACTATAAAAAAGACAGGTATTGACATTCTGATCGGAGCTAACGCTGACGAAGGCACGCTATTCTTGGCCTATCTTGTTCCCAAGCAAATAAAGTCGTCGGAAGTCACTCTTAGCagagctgtatacgagcaatattTCAGTGCCTTTTTGTTCGGCTCGTTCAAGTCCAACCCCACCATTCTAGACGCCATTAAATTAACCTACGTTCCGTGGGAAGACGCCGATTCAGACGATGCCAATTATGCAGGAGCCTACAGTCAAATGCAAGGTGACCACACATTCGTCTGCCCTTCCGATCTGTCTGCCCGTGCGTACGCGCAGTCCGGCGCCAACGTGTACGTGTATCACATGACGCACGTACCCGCTACCTTGATGACTGGGATCCCGTGGATGAGGGCCGGCCACGGAGAAGACATCCCCTTTGTATTCGGATTGCACTTCAGCCCAGTGCGGAATTGGACAATGCCTGCAGATGAGGTAGCCATGTCGCGCAACATCATACGGTATTGGACAAACTTTGCCAAGACAGGGTAAGGTTTTACATCAGAATATGACTTACTGCATTAAGAAACAACCCGGACCAACATCTCAATAGCTGTCTATCTATGCTCGCAATCGCGGTCTTCCTATGTTTCTATACACTGCGTGTATTGGCGGGCGGGTAAACCTGGTTggacatttttacaattttgaagaaGTGCGCATTGTTTGTTCGCAAACTCCATCAACAAATGAGATAAAAAAATTGCGGCATTTTTAATAGATCTTGTTAGTGTTTGGAAAGGGCAGCAGAGGGCCAGTGAAAGTTTCCCTTGTGGGATTGTAAAATATGGAAGTTGTTGTGAGGAGAGCGGGTGCAATAGCGAGCAGATTTTACCCAATGCCTCCAAACAAGTTTTATTAAGTTGCAGGTTATCTGAGAATACAATAATGAAAGAGTGTCTTAATATGATAACTGAATTATTCTGTATGTTGGTTAAGCGTGTTGCACAtacattttgagtaaaattCAAACTCGAAGGCATTACATTACCAATAATGATTTGTGGAACCTGTCTGTGAATGGCTTTAGCATTAACAAGAACATTCTTATTTCTTCTCAATGCACGTTCTTTGTATCTTACAGCAATCCAAATTTACCTGAAAGCGAGGCGAACTCATCCTTGGCTGATTGGCCACGGTTCGAAGTACCCGGATTAGAGTACAAAGAACTGTCGCTGACGATGGAAAACAAACGAGCGTTGAAGGCGAGGGAGTGTGCTTTATGGAATGACTTCATACCAAAGGTTGAAAATCGCGCAGGTTTGTCAGGAACAAAATGCAATGTGAATTGCagtatgtatttttaaaaatatcattgGACGCCTTGTCCATAGGCATTATGACTTCCTCGATTGTCACGCCattttatataatattttgCTTCGAACAGAAACATTACTAATTGGGCAACTTGAAAGTAAATGAAACCAAAATAAAGCAATGAAAATCATcgcaattttttcaacaaatattcTGGTAAGATATTCGGACAATCGATGAAGAAAATATCATCATCTATAAAAAACAATTTCCTGCACACCCATAATCAATTCGCTTTGCCCGATGTTCAACTTTGTTGCGCAACCCTTTTTTGTGAATGATGTCCAATGATATTGTTGAGAAGTTGTCAAATTTGGATTAGAATTCATATCGAGTACAGTACAAGACTTGGAAGAACActtatatttcaacatgtttatCGAGAAGGGTGTGTGAAGTAAGACTTAGTGTGATTTCTCTGTTTGTGTAACTATAAGACGAAATCATACATGAATCTAACCCATTCCAAAACATTATCAGGAAAGCAATCGTATGTTTCAGTGCATAATACCTAGTTATAGTCTGCACCAATAACAAATAACCGTTGGAGTTGTcgttattttcagttttttcatcattttctccAACAGAAGAAGAGACGCCAAATGAAGAAGACAACGTGCAAACATCAGAATGCACTGACGGCGCTGTTCACACGGTCAAGGTCACAGTCTATGGCATTTGTGCATTATTACTGTTACCCAGTCTCCTCGTGATGCCTGTTTCTCCGGAATATATCATCTGAACACATCTGTCATTCAATCTGAAGTTCAAATTCATTAAGACGTAATTTCTTGGACTTCTTCGACTCATGTTCACGGAGCGTGTGCAATAGGGAAtgttaattaatatttaaaaaaaattgaagccgtatgaaattgaaatgaaaaatggaaGCCCTGTGAAAACGGAAATTTTGTCTCAACAGTGTACCATAATGGTACGGTGCTGTCAGGACAGATATGCAGACTGTAAAATTTTTACTTTACTTTTCTGGGCTTGTTAGGGTCCATTgtgaagctctttgagtaagaaaagtttcaaatgttttagttttgtgaaaaatcgaatTTATTTTCTCAGGGATGACGGgcaatatttatttacaatatcggtaaatgtttggtaatttgtttctctagtaccaac contains the following coding sequences:
- the LOC139126970 gene encoding acetylcholinesterase-like — its product is MTVSEIVVLLVVFSYVVADNPTVNVSSGTLVGRSVEFSHKDVDITRTLNVFKGIPYAAPPVGDLRFRPPQPVAPWGGVYNATEVGFACVQSTAPYYSFWERVNEDCLYLNVFAPVTNSSNLPVMVWIHGGALILGSGTNGGLYDGTVLAAIGEVIVVSFNYRLGVFGFFATGDKHAPGNYGLLDQIAALKWVKENIAAFGGDANKVTIFGESAGSTSVEHMLLSPMSEGLFHRAIMQSGTSSMFGGPHVDAEGQATLAYGIGNMFGCQQDNTEDLVRCLRTVPAKEFTPILNPEEGVLATIPGIDPDIAANPYAPYFDGQLITVLPSDLRNPGTIKKTGIDILIGANADEGTLFLAYLVPKQIKSSEVTLSRAVYEQYFSAFLFGSFKSNPTILDAIKLTYVPWEDADSDDANYAGAYSQMQGDHTFVCPSDLSARAYAQSGANVYVYHMTHVPATLMTGIPWMRAGHGEDIPFVFGLHFSPVRNWTMPADEVAMSRNIIRYWTNFAKTGNPNLPESEANSSLADWPRFEVPGLEYKELSLTMENKRALKARECALWNDFIPKVENRAEEETPNEEDNVQTSECTDGAVHTVKVTVYGICALLLLPSLLVMPVSPEYII